A stretch of DNA from Macrotis lagotis isolate mMagLag1 chromosome X, bilby.v1.9.chrom.fasta, whole genome shotgun sequence:
gaaagagcactggccatggagttaggaaaacctgagttcaaatgcagcctcagacacttgaaacttattagctgtatgaccatgggcaagtcaactAATCTCACtgcctcaacaacaacaaaaaaagcaacaaaaaacaaattggaaCAGCAAGGAAGGAAATACCTTTCACAACTACTTAGGAAAAATTCTTGACTAAGCAAAGGATGGAGAGGGTCACAGGAGATTAAAATGGAAGATActgataatataaattttaaaacaatattaggGGAAATATTTGCAACAAGTTTCTCCAGTATTCTGATATATCTAGGGTATTCTGATTTTCTAGATCTTCTCTTACTATGGTACTGTGCTAGACACTGAAGGTTCAGgttcaaagaatgaaacaattcccaCTGGCGTTAAGTTCAAATTCTAATGGGCAAAacaaattcatttatatatgcatatatttatatacatacacattcacacacatacacatacatatatatgcaacataaatataaagttaataaatgcaCTTACATGCATGTACATGCACACAAGTTAAAAGCAGagtatcaggaaaggcttcatgtggAAGATGATGTTTGAGCTgcagattaaagaaaaagggagatgtttaagcagagataaggagggagtgCCTTTCAGACATGAGGGATGAGGGCAGGGTAAAGATTTGGCTTTGGAAGATGGAGTGTCATACACAAGTAAACAGAAAAGAACTGTTTGGCTTTACACTGTAtatgaagggaggaaggggacagAGTAATATCCAAGGAAGATGTAAAGATAGCCTGGGATCAGACTGTATAGGTTTTAAAAGATAAGTAGAGGAACttccattttatcctagaagcaataggaaaCCATTGGAGGTAGGTGATTATCTCCatgcttaagaaaaaaaaaatacttgaaaacaggAATAATGAGATACTTTACATAGCAAGAGGTGAAGAAAGAATGTAGGGAACAAAGAATGTTGTATAGAATAGACCAATTTGGCTGAATTATAGAGTGTGTggagaataataagcagtaaGACTGCTAGATTGGAATCCAAGAAGACTGAATTGTGAAGGAATCCAAAAGTCAAAgagtttatctttttaaatactCTGATAAAATCTGAGTACAGCTTTCTGCCACATTCCAGTGAGTTGCCAAaatgacaaacacaaaaggaaaaaggagagggactcGATACATGTTTTCTAGGCCCTTTCAAAAACATGGTGTCGTCCCTCTGGCTACATATATGCGCATATACAAGAAAGGTTATATTGTAGATATCAAGGGTATGGGCACAGTTCAGCAAGGAATGCCCCACAAATGTTACCATGGCAAGACTGGACGAGTCTATAATTTTACACAGCATGCTGTAGGCATTGTTGTAAACAAACAGGTTAAGGGCAAGATTCTAGCCAAGAGAATTAATGTGCATATTGAGCATATTAAGCATTCTAAGATCAGAGATAGCTTCCTGAAGCgtgtaaaggaaaatgatcagaagatgaaagaagccaaagaaaaagGCACTTGGGTTCAACTAAAACATCAGCCTGCTCCACCCAGAGAAGCACACTTTGTGAGAACCAATGGCAAGGAACCTGAGCTGTTGGAACCAATCCCCTATGAATTCATGgcataaatgacttaaaaaaatgaccaataaaagatttcttgaattttgaaaaaaaaatctgagtacAGCAGATCTATCAAGCTATCTTACAGATACCATTAGCCATTTTTACCTGCCTTTTCTAGACTAAAGATACTTTTCCTTGATAAAGAAAACAGTAGCAAAATTAGAATGTAGTTTTCTGCCTGTCATTCATCATTCCATCCTCCCTAATAAGTGGTACACTTATTttattctcctctttttcctAATGTGccttaaaatatctttatattttcctttattttcttatgAACCTTGAATCTTTTTGAATAATTTTCTAGAAATAGTTCTCAGTGCcatgtttttatatttctttattctcaATTATCTTGTTTGCATCTCctttatatatatctttaaaaattaagttgaTTAGTATCtttagaaaatatctttttttatcctctttggaatcctttctctttttcttttaagaattagatctgtttcctcatcaagaaaataagtaaaatatgctgttagttttttttccccatgtgaATTATTTAAGTAAAGATTTCTATCCTTTTGCAGAAAAAAGTGAATCCTGATCTCCCAGTTGAAATTAAGCCCAGCAATCGAGCTCGGAAACAccatgaagagaaaataaagaagcaGAAACAGAAAGATATGTTGAAACGATGGAGAGAGGAACAACAGCGTCGCCATATAGAAATGAGGTAGTAATGggaagaaattttcaaaattatgaacttttcagaggttttttttttttacttacccACTTATGTCATATAATTATCTGGAAGAGGCATGTTGCTTCCAGTGTCTTTGTTTAGAGAACAGTCGTAAAACAcaagtttcttttttatgtttggaTTGCTTATTTggcaaatattttgaatatatgaaGATgttctaaaatttaaataattttgcataGTTGCCATAGTGAAATTAATGTTGATATGAGTATAAGAGAATTTCGTTTAAGTTCTAGCAGTATTGATCTCATTTTtttagaaggaaacttagagctcatctagtccaacctcttcattttacagatgaggaaaacaggctcagagaaatgatgacttgctgaaggtcacacaggtagtaagtaacagagctgagatttgaacttagggcctGTGACTCCCAGgttcagcactctttccatttACATGGTTTTTCTATGTTTTTGTCAATTCCTGATGTactttttatcaaataataagaagaagaagtaATATGGAATAATAGAATGAATTCTAGGATGGTTTCAGAAGACATGAGTTTGAGTCCGTTTTCTGCTATTTATTAGATAtttgactatgggcaagtcagtAAATTctatggtttcctcatctgtaaaaaggaaagTTTGGATTAGATGGAACTTTTAGGtatcttcaaactccacaatctaTGATCTGTGCACCAATAGTAACAATGATTGCCAttcatttacatattattttatgaataaaaactattttacatatattcatTATCTCAAATGAACTTCAGAGAAATCTTGTAAAGTAGGTTagtatgattatctccattttacagatgaggaaactaagaatcAAAAAAGGTAGTGTTTTGCCCAAGTTCCCAAAGTAGTAAATGGCACAATTGGATTCAAAGCCAAGTCTCTTGTTTTCTAAACCAGTGCCTTTTCTTCATCATGGAATGCATTCAGTCTTTGCTTCAACATCAGTTTATTAGCCGCCTATTATAGGCACTGTGGTAGAAACTGGGGAGATggataaatctaattaaaatgtAGTTTATACCTGAACAGAAAACAAATTACTTCTTTGAGGCAAACTCAATCATAATGCATTATTAAGTTTCAGTTTTGGTGTTGTCCTCTTTTCTAATTGTTGTTGTAAtacatttacattgttgtagttgcgtatattgtttttctgattctgatttcttcattttgcattagttctTGGAAATCTTCACATTTCCCTGTTTTCTtcttattcataatttcttactgTATTCTCCATTTAGAACATACATATGTCCATGTGTCCAAATAGAGTTTACAGTATTGCAGGAGAACATGAAGGGGAATGTTATGTAATAAACAAAAATAGGTTATAGTTATAcaaaaaatgtaatataaaatagaatataataaaaacacaTGTGATATACAGACAACTATGAAAGattcaaagaaggaaagataataatagtaataataatgacataATACTTTagcactttaatgtttacaaaattttctttaaaattctaggaaggaaagaagtagatAATTTCTGACTGGGACCAAAGGTATCAGACAAAGTTTTTATGTAAGAGATAACTTTTGAGCTTAATCCTGAAGGATGGGCAGGATCTCATTTAAAAGAGTTATAGGAATAATGAATTATATCAAGACAACCACCATGCTCAAATCCAAAAACAGATATACAGATGCCTCTGATTTGTTTCCTTGTTCTTAGGGTAGCCTTACCATCATCTGTTTCTGATTCATGGAGCCTGGGGATTCATACTGTTGACTAGCATGGTCTCTGGTCTCATTGTATCCTTTACTCTATAGACTCtatgaagaagaaatatattGGAGGCGAGTAGGAAAAGATCAGTTGTATTGGGAAGAACATCAGCGCCGAATAGCAACTGATTGGAATCCACCTCCCCTCATGGGCAGATCAGGGGTCCATGTTCCCTCACTTTTGGTGAGTCTTTATATTACATTCAGTTTGCAGATGTTGGACTTTTGTTATAGATATAAGAAAtgaagttcttttatttttcttgagatgaTTTCCATATTGTCTTTTTTGTATTAAGTAGGATGTGACTTCAAATAAGCCTTATCTGACTAACTGGATGTTGTATTTCTGACATGGTTATATATTTTCACTTAATTAGCATTATCCTATTGACTTCTTAAGTATCATTATCTTTCTTGGGAAATTGAagttatatatctttatttttggaaatatgaTTCTTATTAGATCTTCTAAGACAAATTTATCTGTTCAGGGTTAGGCCCCTGATGTTGAATGGGAATCTTATATATGAGCCGTCATGGTGAGCCTTGCTGAGGGGAAGAGGCCAatccatttgattttaaaatctcTAGATGGGAAATTGCCAATGGTAAATGAACTAGAAATCTGTAATTTCTGCAGTCATCAGGATCCACTAGGAGTGCCTGGAAAGGTataaaatcaattcaacaaaattacagattttttctttcttttccagtcttGGTGAGCTGTTAACACTAATTGATTTTTAACCCAACCAGCTtctgtcttcctctctttttaaagcacctgaaacaaaatttaataaaatgactCTAGTTTGGTTTTGGCCAGGCtgcctttgatttttttgatttgcAGTACCTTTATTGGTCCAATAGTTTTGAGATAGCCATGACAACTctgtcatttttcccccttttctctttttttttgcctcctcTCATCTCTTCCATCTATATTTGGTTAAACAAATGTCCTTCCTGCCGACAGGGTTCAAGGCGTCCTAATACATCTGATGACCGGCATATCATGTCCAAGCACTCTACTATTTATCCCACTGAAGCAGAGCTACAGGCCATCCAAAAAGTGGTTTCTCATTCAGAACGAGCCCTCAAACTGGTTTCAGATATCCTGgcagaagaaaaatcagaacaagaTGAAGAGGGTGTGGAAAAAGGGTAATTTgagatcatagaatgttagagctggaagggcatTTAGAACATAGAAAGAATATCAGATCTCTAGTCCATCCCTCTTCCctctcatgttatagatgagagaaaaagtctggaaagagtGAGTAGAATCCttgatcctcctgactcttaaTCCAGTGTTTTTTCCCACTACTATACATACTTGACAcccttaatttcttttgattAGTAGTGGTTATTATAGAAAGGAGTTTCTTCACTTTTGTATTGAAAATCCATGTTTTCCACAGTGTAATTGGTTTCTCCACCAACACAGAACTAAAGTAGATGGTTTTTATGAGTTGCTTTGGACAATCCACTGATGACTAGAATCTCCAAACAGTCTGGTGCCATAACTCCAGAATAGTTAAACAATGAAACTCTTCATTATAAAGAATCTGTCCAATCAGAGAACTAAAGCAATATTTTTGAGCTGTGAGTTAACTTTTAGTTAAATTATAAGCTCTTCAAGAAGAGATTTTTCTTGTATAGAGATGGATAGAAATATGATACATAGCTTATAAGTTGGAAGAATCCTTAGAGACCATCTTGACaaactttaaatataatttagtctaatcccttcaatttgtagatgaagaaagtgaaaccTATGtaagttatgatatatatatatatatatatatttattttcacataacTGTTAAGTGGCAGAGATGGAACCTGGACACAgacttctgacttcaagtcaTTTTCACtgccttcttcttctcttttccatcagTCTTTACTGTCTTTCACTAGTCTAAAGAACTGTATTTTTAGTATTTCCAAACCTGTTTTCCTAATTCTGCTtccaatttaaatttcttttaattagcatttatttacaCAGCAAGTATTTATTGCTTACTTActacatatagacatatactcaattttgaaaaatatttcaatccTGTAAAAGCATATCTAATATGACTTCCTTCTTGAATTTATGGGTTTAGTTGGGGAGGCAATTAACAGGAAATAGTAGTGGACAATAAACAACTTATATTAGCTAAATACTAATATTGTGCCTTACCATCAAGAAgagcatttttaattttcttgtggTTAGTTTTCAAAATCTCAGGATTGCTTTCTAACATCATTTCTTGTGATCATCTCCTTAACAGCAAAATAGATTCTTCATCAAGAATACTAAAAGGTGTAATGCGAGTTGGGATCCTAGCAAAGGGCCTTCTCCTTCGAGGAGATAGGAATGTGCATCTTATCCTTCTATCAGCTGAGAAACCCACACAATCTCTCCTCCAAAAAATCACTGAGCAACTTCCCAAGCAACTTTTGGTAAGATCTTTTTTCACTTGTTTCCTTTGTAGAaacattctaaaaatatttattgatatattttttagaTCATCATAATTTCCTGGTATATCCCTTTTTTTCCATTCCCTACCTAGAGAAtattcccttataacaaagaataaaaaagtaatataaaagaaTTTCAGCAAATCTAACAGATACATCAGTGAAGTTCCAAAGTATATGCAGTGTTCTATGTACATATTCCTCTGTCTCTGCTTAGAAGGGAGGGAAGTGCATATTGCTGCTTTGGGGCtaagcttggtcattataattttgcagtcttcagtttcaattttgttgtacttttgtttacattgttttaattattgtgttttttgtttttctggtttttgctaAATTCATATTGCATtggttcatataaatcttctcatgTCTCCCTATAGTCTTCATATTAATCGTTTCTTACAGTGCAGTAATATTCCACTGCATTTTGTTTAACTATTTCCTAATCATCAGACACCTACTtacaaataattacttattaaatCTATACTATGAGTCAAGTGCTATGTTAGCCACTTAGGGATATAAAAATAGGGGGGAAAatgatccctgccttcaaggagcttgcagtctttttacataagtcAGTGATAGAAGGTAGAATGTgacagaggaaaaggagaaattatgaaaatgttcTCTAAGAAAATTTGAGGACTGTTTTCAACTGAGAGATATTAGGAAGACTTCATTGAGAGATAGCTACTGAGTTTGACCTTGGAGAATGGAAAGAGTCTCAACAAgtagtgaaaaaaaaagtgtgttgttAAGTCCCTTGAAGCCTTTAAAACTTTAAGGTCCTTGCAGAAATAATGATTTACTGGAATAACCTTCAAGATTTCAGGGTCACCATACTGTCCCATAAGATTGGACACTTTGAAAATCCTACACAGAAAGTAAACATTTCAGGGAACATAAGTCAAGAGGTAGAAGTGCTGATCTTAATAAGAACAAATAATAATGGCACAGTATAAATTTGGGTCCCTCTGTATCTATTCCACATCATACTGCCTCCTTCATGAATTGATATTTATGGAACTGAGACCACTTTGAAGAAGGCActtccagaaaacaaaacaaaaacaaaacatgagtAAAAGAGATATGGATGAGATCTACAGTCTTAGAAGATAATCTGGATACAAGATCTTTCAGAATCAGCACCATAAAAGTGAgacatagaataaaaaagaacattcaaGTGCTTTAGTTTGTGAATGGAATATGAGATTTCAGAATAATCTTGTAGGGGAAAAGCATAAGAAAGAGatcaatataaataaatgcttttcataaAAGAGTTACATAGATCAGTGTTATTCAGGTTAAGAAAGTGGTTGGGTAGGGGTGAGACAGGAAAGAAACTGAGCTATACTTTATCTGGACCAGGAAAGactaaaaatatggaaaattgtaaaagaaaaagaaaagaaaaatgaataattgaaGTCATATCAAAGAATTTGGAATAGGACAGTAACAGGTGAGAAAGTATGTGAATAGGCTAAGAtcaaattagaacaaaataaataaagaataattgcTGACTTATAGTAAGGTAAAAGaattaaagagagaaaacatagaCCTAACATTTATAAACTTTAATGTGAATGCATAAACTGTcaagtgaaagaaaatgaaaaagaagcatGCTTAAAAATACTGATTATCTCTCAGTTGATTGAGGCAGCTAGGGGATTCAGTTAATAGAACactagtcctgaagtcagaaacacctgaatgaaaatctgggctcagacattagctatgtggtcctgggcaagtcagtatacctttgtttccttcagtttctccaattttaaaatggagataatagcacttAACTTCCagcattgttgtaaggatcatatAACATAATCTTTgttatgttctttttaaaattcacttaatatatttttatctttaattataTCACTAGAAAAAATCTCACAGTAAAATTTCCAAATTaacttatatatgaatatattcttaGATATGTTCATACAAGTGAACTTGTATGTGCAAATATAActttcaataagaaaaaaaacttgtGAATTACACCCCATTTTGAGTGGTTGGCATTTTGTGCAAAAATTTCTGCCAGAATTCTACaacattgattctttttttttttttttttgaggcagggaggttaagtgacttgcccagggtcatagctagtaaatatcaagtgtcttagctcagatttgaattcagggcctcctgtctccagggttaGCTGCCCCAGACACTGGTACTCTTGGACTGGTTCAAAATAAGATTTTCTGTTACAGAACCCATGTAAAACACTCAATCAAAACAGTAGATTCCCCAAAATTTGGtaagaatttcataatttttataagtAATAGTTAAACAATTTTAAGTcaatttcctttcaaatatagacaaaaatataACAGTTGAGAATTTCTCAAATTACAGTACTTTAGAGAGTAACAGCATATCATTAAcctagtcatttattttttagcagtataatttatttttttaatattttaaatagctAGAATATAAGAGAAATTGCCTTTCCTTATGACCCTATTTCTATACAGTTGTTTACCAAATTTAACTTTTAGAGAATTTTAAGGGTATAGCAGTACTATAAAcaatattatgtattttaaaacttgaaaCAAGACTCACTAATTAACAAATCAGATGACTTGAATTTTGTTAAATTCACATTCAGACTTCCTAATAGTAAACTGTCTTAAAAACATGGATTTCCTAGTAAAAACTAAAATCCCTACTTTTCCAAAACCCAGGGGGAATTTTCCTCTCAAAGAGCTCCAAATCTTTCATTTCCCCCCTATTTccaataactataaaatatttggaaatacaTAAAAGTTCTACCATCCCTAGATTCAACCTAGAAATAAGTTTGTGGGCTAAATCCTTAGGAAAAATCTAATGAGGTTTATAGTGATTATAAAATTTTGGGGGGAGTAGGTTTCCAGATGCCCTGAACAAAACCCtggcaaaattacaaaattacaaaatgccTGACTGCTAATTAATacaatttttccaaattaaagggattCAATATACTCACTTTCCTTTGGCAGGTCCAGACTTTCAGAGTTGGGGAGGGTATCAGCAAGGGAGGGGGCTGTGGCCAGAGAGCAAGAGCAGGGGGGAAAGTAAAGACGGGAAGCttataggagaaagaaaaaggcaaaacaaatttctacaagaaattataaattagaTGTCTATGGTTTAAATTCCTTTGAGATCAAGACAATGGTCAACAAAACCCAGTAAGTGTCATAATGTAGAGCCATTTTTGATTTAGTCATGTCAGCATTGCTAATACTGACTTTAGACCCATACTCAATTCTTTTAGGGGTAAAACCTATACAAAATGCTAGGCTTTCCAATGAATATTTTCCTTCTGTGATTTAAACCAATATTATTATTAGACCCAATAACTTAAAAAACATTCTTAGAAAAATTCTCAATTTTTACAGCACACGTCCCAATTCAAAAAgtacatttcaagaaattaactttttaaaaactttaaaatttacaaggCTCTAAGATTAACTTTAAGAACTCTGAGAAAAGTGAtgggagaaaaagggaggaaggactGAAATTCCCTTCCTCTACCCCCTCCCCATTAACAAACACACACATGAGAATGAGAGAGTAGTTACAAACAGAGGAGTAAATTTGCTTACAAGCATTTTGCAATTTTGCTATAATTCAGAAGACTGAGTCTGAGGAAGGGTCCTAAAGTTCTGGATATAACTGATTTTAATACACTAGCCTGTGCTCCAACAGAAATATCAAGAAGtagaatgatgttataaacaaGAGTTCCATTTATAGACCATTTTTCCTCCTATCCCAGTCTAGATCATGCTGAGGCCAATGGAACAAAATTTCACAAGACTCCTTTTACTGAGGTCTTGAAGACTAGGCTTTTTCCAGTTGCATAAGAGACAGCTCTGAGGCGTGTTTTTTGGTGTAGAGGAAGGTTGTTTCTTAATATTACAACTTTTAATAATGTATTCTTAATCTAAACAGTGTTAAACACCTCAAAGTGTAATCAGTGCAGGTCCACTATGACTCAGTTTAAGACTGAAAAATGCCTGTGATGTAGACAGTGGCAactcaaactatttttaaatgcaGGTTGACCATCTGAAGTGAAGACCACCACAAACCTCATCTCCACCATCCCCCACAGTATAAGAAGATCCACCCCCTAGTCCTGAGGGAGTGAAACCTCTGGAATGCTGGCAACACACCATCCCCCCCACACTTCCAGTAGCTACCACAAGGCTACCCCACCAATACTTCAGAAGAGTGTGaactcagggtggctaggtagcagtggatagagcactggccctggagttaggagtacctgagttcaaatctggcctcagacatttagtgattacctagttgtgtggccttgggcaagccacttaaccccattgccttgcaaaaaaaaaaaaaaaactagaaaaaattaaaaaaaaaagaagagtgtgAACTCagtcaggacttgaatccagacaATGTGGCTGACAAgcaaaacaagaagaaataacTTCCCTGAGAAGCAGGTCTTCTGGAGCCAGAGCCAGATAGATCAAGTGGTCAGAGAACCAAAAAATTATGAAGGATATGATGTGTTAAGAGTGTGGTCTAAATTCATGAAAGACTAGCTCTTGACCCATAAGTATTTGGGACATGTATTACTGtagttagcagaagctaagggagggagaaaataaaggTAGTAAAAGCAATTGGAAGTAACTGATCCCCAAAGGGGATTAGCAGCAGTAGCAGCCTGGGATAAACagtaaaggaggaaaataaaggacAGTTACGATGTGTTGAAATTGGGCTGATCTTAGGGGATCCTCAGTATATGAGAGGTATAGGAACATGAGTTTATTTGGGAGAATTGTGTTCCCCAAGAGCAGACTGGCTTCCCAAAGTTATTAATTtattagcatagtgtctggcatttaagtttttccttcattatttaaGCACCTAATTTCTGGCCAGGCCCTATGCTAGGAGGAAggcataaagagaaaaaattataataatggacACTAACAGCTACAAAATTTGGAAAGTTTTAACATAAAAGTAGTACTTATAtagaattttgaaagaattaaaagattTCTTGAGAGGCAGAAGAGTGGAGATGTAAATTCCAAGTATGAGAAAGACTTAATTCAATGGCATGtgtgaggaagagaagaaaagaagtttgGCTAGACCAAAGAGTGTGTAATATCCaattggaaaggtaggttgaAATAAGAtggtgaaatattttatttgcttagaGTCAATAGAAGTCAGTGGAGTTTGTTAAATAAGGGAATGATGTGATCAGTTCTGCAGTTTAGAAAAATCATCTTTGGTGAGctatgtggagaatggattggagaggggagacttgaaaccaattagattatttcaatagacTAGCTAAGAGATGATGAGAGCCTGAACTATAGTGGTGACCACATAAAcaggagaaaggaaaacagataaattaatatGTTGTAGAGGTAGAAAGATAATATTTGGCAATTAATTAGATATGTTGGGAGAGGGAAGAGTAATGAATGAAGGAAAGTGCTGAGGATGTAAACATAGGTAACTAGAATAATGGTGgtgcccttgacagaaaaaggaaagatgttaAGGATTTAGAGGAAACATGATGAACTAAGTTTTGAACTTGTAGAACAGGGGTGTCCAATTTCTAGATCTTTATTTTCATTGAGATGATTAAATTCATGGAAGTTGATGAGAGTATAAAGAGAGAATAGGAAGGGGTCCAGGCCCAGGTCTTAGGAAAAACTCAGGGCAATGATATAGATGATCAACCAGCAAAGGAGAGTGAGAAGTAGTCAGACAGGTTGGAggtgaacaaagagaaaaatgtcatGAAAACATGGAGAAGGAAAGTGTTCAGGAGAAGGTAGTCAATAGAATTACATACTTCAGGGGCTaggaagaaaaaattagtaaCTTTGTAGAAAACACTTTCAGTTCAAAAAAGATACCTGAAATGAAatgcaaagataaaatatatagagagtaaaAATAAGGgactaaaagaaaatttatttcgTATCAGGCCATTCAATTAATTAGTTTTTGTTAAGTTC
This window harbors:
- the LOC141500661 gene encoding large ribosomal subunit protein eL21-like, which gives rise to MTNTKGKRRGTRYMFSRPFQKHGVVPLATYMRIYKKGYIVDIKGMGTVQQGMPHKCYHGKTGRVYNFTQHAVGIVVNKQVKGKILAKRINVHIEHIKHSKIRDSFLKRVKENDQKMKEAKEKGTWVQLKHQPAPPREAHFVRTNGKEPELLEPIPYEFMA